A single genomic interval of Alphaproteobacteria bacterium harbors:
- a CDS encoding 3'-5' exonuclease, whose translation MYITAIDFETAWYAPHSAIALGLTRILDGKVVDTTSWLFRPPGRRVYIRPDFIAIHGITPDQLEDKPDFFGVWPEIAPYLENTKMLLAHNARFDRNVLYATAEHYGINLPTFDWVCTVNVARSKWPEIENHKLNTVSKHLGIELNHHDAASDAHACANIYLRACAADIQAA comes from the coding sequence ATGTATATTACGGCCATCGATTTCGAAACCGCATGGTACGCCCCGCATAGCGCGATTGCGCTGGGGTTGACGCGGATTCTGGACGGCAAGGTAGTGGATACGACTTCATGGCTGTTCCGCCCGCCCGGCCGCCGCGTCTATATCCGCCCCGATTTCATCGCCATTCACGGCATCACACCCGACCAGCTGGAAGACAAGCCCGATTTCTTCGGCGTTTGGCCCGAAATCGCGCCTTATCTTGAAAATACGAAAATGCTGCTGGCACATAACGCAAGGTTTGACCGCAATGTGCTGTACGCGACGGCGGAACACTACGGCATCAACCTGCCGACATTTGACTGGGTCTGCACCGTGAATGTCGCCCGCAGTAAATGGCCGGAGATTGAAAACCACAAACTGAACACAGTTTCAAAACATCTGGGCATCGAGCTTAATCACCACGATGCCGCTTCCGACGCGCACGCCTGCGCGAACATATATCTGCGCGCCTGCGCAGCGGATATACAGGCAGCCTGA
- the kdsA gene encoding 3-deoxy-8-phosphooctulonate synthase, with amino-acid sequence MTTQHQIALQNFKIGNDLPFVLIAGPCALESRDHAFDMSGKLKELTQKLGLPLIYKTSFDKANRTSLKGGRGMGLEKSLPILADIRKEMKLPVVTDVHAPEQCAEVAEAVDVLQIPAFLCRQTDLLVAAAKTGKIVNVKKGQFLAPWDMKNVAAKITESGNQNVMLCERGVTFGYNTLVNDMRALPIMAETGHPVVFDATHSVQQPGGAGASTSGDRRMVPYLARGAIAVGVAAVFIETHENPDSAPSDGPNMVKFGELQAILEQLLAIDRVIKPQAYAAKSKAA; translated from the coding sequence ATGACGACCCAGCACCAGATTGCCCTGCAGAATTTCAAGATCGGCAACGATTTGCCCTTCGTCCTGATCGCCGGCCCCTGCGCGCTCGAAAGCCGCGACCATGCCTTCGACATGTCGGGCAAGCTGAAAGAGCTGACCCAGAAACTGGGCCTGCCGCTGATTTACAAAACCTCCTTCGACAAGGCAAACCGCACCTCGCTGAAAGGCGGACGCGGCATGGGCCTTGAAAAATCGCTGCCGATTTTGGCCGATATCCGCAAGGAAATGAAGCTGCCCGTCGTGACCGATGTGCACGCGCCCGAACAATGCGCGGAAGTCGCCGAAGCCGTCGATGTGCTGCAGATCCCCGCCTTCCTGTGCCGCCAGACCGACCTGCTGGTCGCGGCTGCAAAAACCGGCAAGATCGTCAACGTGAAAAAAGGCCAGTTCCTGGCGCCATGGGACATGAAAAACGTCGCCGCGAAAATCACCGAAAGCGGCAACCAGAATGTGATGCTGTGCGAACGCGGCGTGACCTTCGGCTATAACACCCTTGTCAACGATATGCGCGCGCTGCCGATCATGGCTGAAACCGGCCATCCCGTCGTGTTCGACGCGACCCATTCCGTGCAGCAGCCGGGCGGTGCCGGCGCATCGACCTCGGGCGACCGCCGCATGGTTCCCTACCTCGCGCGCGGCGCAATCGCCGTGGGCGTTGCAGCCGTGTTCATCGAGACGCATGAAAACCCCGACAGTGCGCCGTCGGACGGCCCCAACATGGTCAAGTTCGGCGAGCTGCAGGCGATCCTCGAACAACTGCTGGCGATCGACCGCGTGATCAAGCCGCAGGCTTATGCGGCAAAATCAAAAGCGGCCTGA
- a CDS encoding HAMP domain-containing histidine kinase, giving the protein MPLQTKSNSLLTRLVLRIFGITLIAIMITYAVVYSQIDQSLELLRNQTVEEQAQEIKNSLRAGKSVNKLLLDMPRNLRVFYANADYNYQYLVRDQDGTILFRSTLVYPDLFPKNFMLASDGKFKFKGPDGAEYSGVTIRFALEERLFYIQAAQTTQSADRFSDQISSEFMKRVLSVGVPFYCALLLIILITVRRGFKPLQMAAKQVENANITNPDFQIPEHGLPQEITPFIKTINFSFKRLARSIQEQKEMTENLAHELRTPLAVLKANIEQLARDKQSTKILRDVDAMIKLVNQMLDMTRLEYADMIEMHEVDLSEVLSQVCQDLWPLFLKDHRELRVSGIATPVFVRGNKDLIYRAIRNVLDNAREHSPPKTPVDVSIEGYVIKVRDYGPTIPADRRAKIFGRLHRLGEKAGAKSGAGLGLSIVSKTMEVHRGRASLEPAPVEGNVFLLDFKEFDSPDINSAA; this is encoded by the coding sequence ATGCCGCTGCAGACTAAAAGTAACTCCCTGCTCACGCGGCTTGTGCTGCGCATTTTCGGCATCACGTTGATCGCAATCATGATCACCTATGCCGTCGTTTATTCGCAGATTGACCAATCGCTGGAACTGCTGCGCAACCAGACGGTCGAGGAGCAGGCGCAGGAAATCAAGAATTCGTTACGCGCCGGCAAGTCGGTCAACAAGCTGCTGCTGGACATGCCCCGCAACCTGCGGGTCTTTTATGCCAATGCGGATTATAATTACCAATATCTTGTGCGCGATCAGGATGGCACAATCCTTTTTCGCTCCACTCTGGTTTATCCCGACCTGTTCCCGAAAAACTTCATGCTGGCCAGCGACGGCAAATTCAAGTTCAAAGGGCCGGATGGCGCCGAATATTCAGGCGTGACAATCCGCTTCGCACTTGAAGAACGGCTGTTCTATATTCAGGCCGCGCAAACCACGCAGTCAGCTGACCGCTTTTCCGACCAGATCAGCAGTGAATTCATGAAACGCGTCCTGTCGGTCGGTGTGCCGTTTTATTGCGCGCTGCTGCTGATCATTCTGATTACAGTGCGGCGCGGTTTCAAGCCACTGCAGATGGCAGCCAAGCAGGTGGAAAACGCGAACATCACCAATCCCGATTTTCAAATTCCTGAACACGGCCTGCCGCAGGAAATCACGCCGTTCATCAAGACGATCAATTTTTCTTTCAAGCGCCTTGCGCGGTCGATCCAGGAACAAAAGGAAATGACCGAAAACCTTGCGCATGAATTGCGCACGCCGCTGGCTGTCCTGAAGGCGAATATCGAGCAGCTGGCGCGTGACAAGCAATCGACGAAAATCCTGCGCGACGTCGACGCGATGATCAAGCTGGTCAACCAGATGCTCGACATGACGCGGCTTGAATATGCCGATATGATCGAAATGCACGAAGTTGACTTGTCCGAAGTCCTGAGCCAGGTCTGCCAGGATTTGTGGCCGCTGTTCCTGAAGGATCACCGCGAATTGCGCGTATCGGGCATCGCAACGCCTGTTTTTGTGCGCGGGAACAAGGACCTGATTTACCGCGCCATCCGCAACGTGCTGGACAACGCGCGCGAACACAGCCCGCCCAAAACGCCCGTCGATGTTTCTATCGAAGGTTACGTCATCAAGGTGCGCGATTACGGCCCGACAATCCCCGCCGACCGTCGCGCGAAAATCTTCGGGCGTTTGCATCGGTTGGGCGAAAAGGCAGGCGCGAAATCGGGCGCGGGTCTTGGCCTGTCGATCGTCAGCAAAACGATGGAGGTTCATCGCGGCCGCGCTTCGCTGGAGCCGGCACCTGTTGAAGGCAACGTATTCCTTCTGGATTTCAAGGAATTCGACAGCCCCGACATCAATTCCGCTGCGTAA
- a CDS encoding M23 family metallopeptidase, whose amino-acid sequence MRDFAATQKGMDVRAALDGKVVRVRNDIDDHPGTAADLAAARQSKKECGNLVSLLHAGKWVTEYCHMKKGSVAVTLGQTVKKGTKLGEVGQSGLAAFPHLHFSLKQNNASIDPFTGAGIAGCGLAHHELWETKIPYEPIKIYATGFSDTTPDLNKLNLDMAATPVIRSNSPALVFWVALYGLNAGDKISLTLTGPDGKVFAQSHETAAQQKISNFRFTGKKNSSRLATGNYKGIATIRRTMPDGSFLTRTASNSVSIR is encoded by the coding sequence GTGCGCGATTTCGCAGCAACGCAAAAAGGCATGGATGTGCGCGCTGCGCTGGATGGCAAAGTTGTGCGCGTCCGCAACGATATTGACGACCATCCTGGCACGGCCGCTGACCTTGCCGCCGCAAGACAGTCGAAAAAAGAATGCGGCAATCTCGTCTCCCTCCTCCACGCGGGTAAATGGGTCACGGAATATTGCCACATGAAAAAAGGCAGCGTCGCGGTCACGCTCGGCCAGACAGTGAAAAAAGGGACGAAGCTTGGCGAAGTCGGGCAGTCTGGCCTGGCCGCATTTCCGCATCTGCATTTTTCATTAAAACAAAATAACGCATCTATTGACCCTTTTACCGGCGCAGGCATCGCCGGCTGCGGGTTGGCGCATCATGAACTTTGGGAAACGAAAATCCCTTATGAGCCGATAAAAATCTATGCCACCGGGTTTTCCGACACGACACCGGATCTTAACAAGCTCAATCTTGACATGGCCGCGACACCAGTCATCCGGTCGAATTCTCCGGCGCTTGTTTTCTGGGTTGCGCTCTATGGCCTCAATGCCGGTGATAAAATAAGCCTGACTTTGACAGGCCCCGACGGAAAAGTTTTTGCACAATCGCATGAAACCGCCGCACAACAAAAAATCAGCAATTTCCGGTTTACAGGCAAAAAAAACAGCTCGCGGCTGGCAACAGGTAATTATAAAGGTATCGCAACCATACGCAGAACCATGCCAGATGGCAGCTTTTTGACGCGCACAGCCAGTAATTCGGTCAGTATCCGCTAG
- the eno gene encoding phosphopyruvate hydratase has translation MTAIVDIAAREILDSRGNPTVEVDVILDSGVMGRAAVPSGASTGAHEAVEKRDGDKKRYHGKGVLKAVEAANTEIFETIAGLDAQEQTLIDQMMIDLDGTPNKARLGANAILGVSMAVAKAAAIELDMPLYRYVGGTFAHQLPLPMMNIINGGAHADNSIDFQEFMILPVSADTCADAVRVGSEIFHALKRLLSEGSFNTAVGDEGGFAPNFKSADQGLEYIMKAITSAGYKPGIDVALGLDVAATEFFKKDKYHLEGEGKVLSSEQMISFYEKLVAKFPIVSIEDGMAEDDWAGWIELTSRLGNKVQLVGDDLFVTNTTRLKQGIEKKAANAILIKVNQIGTLTETLDAVQTAQKAGFGVVFSHRSGETEDSTIADLAVATNAGQIKTGSLSRSDRIAKYNQLIRIEEQLGPSAKYAGGHAIKHLAAKPVLRAVDGKKKRA, from the coding sequence ATGACCGCCATCGTTGATATTGCCGCCCGCGAGATTCTGGATAGTCGTGGCAACCCCACCGTCGAGGTTGATGTCATCCTCGACAGCGGCGTGATGGGCCGCGCGGCCGTCCCCTCGGGCGCATCGACCGGCGCGCATGAAGCGGTTGAAAAACGCGACGGCGACAAAAAGCGTTACCATGGCAAAGGCGTGCTGAAAGCCGTCGAAGCCGCTAATACGGAAATCTTTGAAACCATCGCCGGCCTTGATGCGCAGGAACAGACGCTTATCGACCAGATGATGATCGACCTCGACGGCACGCCCAACAAGGCACGCCTTGGCGCCAACGCTATCCTGGGCGTGTCCATGGCAGTCGCCAAAGCGGCGGCCATCGAACTCGACATGCCGCTCTATCGTTATGTGGGCGGCACCTTTGCCCATCAGCTGCCCCTTCCGATGATGAACATCATCAACGGCGGCGCACATGCCGATAACTCGATCGATTTTCAGGAATTCATGATCCTGCCGGTATCGGCAGACACCTGCGCCGATGCCGTTCGCGTCGGTTCCGAGATTTTTCATGCACTTAAAAGACTTCTCTCAGAGGGCAGTTTCAATACCGCCGTCGGCGACGAAGGCGGCTTCGCGCCTAACTTTAAGAGTGCAGACCAAGGCCTTGAATATATTATGAAGGCGATCACTTCTGCCGGGTATAAACCCGGCATCGATGTCGCACTTGGCCTTGATGTCGCGGCAACCGAATTCTTTAAGAAAGACAAATATCACCTTGAAGGGGAAGGAAAAGTTCTTTCTTCCGAGCAGATGATCTCTTTCTATGAAAAACTTGTCGCCAAATTCCCCATCGTCTCGATCGAAGACGGCATGGCGGAAGATGATTGGGCCGGCTGGATCGAGCTGACCTCGCGCCTTGGCAACAAGGTTCAGCTGGTCGGCGACGATCTGTTCGTCACCAACACCACCCGCCTGAAACAAGGCATCGAAAAGAAAGCTGCAAACGCCATTCTGATTAAGGTAAACCAGATCGGCACCTTGACCGAAACGCTGGATGCCGTGCAGACCGCCCAGAAAGCAGGCTTCGGTGTTGTGTTCTCCCATCGCTCCGGCGAAACCGAAGACAGCACCATCGCCGACCTTGCTGTGGCAACCAATGCCGGCCAGATCAAGACGGGCTCCCTCTCCCGCTCCGACCGGATCGCCAAATACAATCAGCTGATCCGTATCGAAGAACAGCTTGGCCCTTCCGCGAAATATGCGGGCGGCCATGCGATCAAGCATCTGGCGGCCAAGCCCGTCCTGCGCGCGGTCGATGGCAAGAAAAAGCGGGCGTAA
- a CDS encoding rhodanese-like domain-containing protein: MTSITRTEIKERLAAGDITLVDALPVNYYMSGHLPGALSMPPGRVTELAPQLLPDLSKTIVVYCSSSICQNSAIAVDALKELGYTDVRRYVEGKEDWRSAGLPLETTGDE, encoded by the coding sequence ATGACATCGATCACACGCACCGAAATAAAGGAACGACTTGCGGCTGGCGACATCACGCTCGTCGATGCGCTGCCCGTCAATTACTATATGTCAGGCCACCTGCCCGGCGCATTATCGATGCCACCCGGACGCGTGACGGAACTTGCGCCGCAATTGTTGCCGGACCTGTCGAAAACAATCGTTGTCTATTGCAGTAGCAGCATCTGCCAAAACTCTGCGATCGCGGTTGATGCGTTGAAAGAGCTCGGTTACACCGATGTGCGCCGCTATGTCGAAGGCAAAGAGGACTGGCGCAGCGCAGGGCTGCCGCTGGAAACGACCGGCGACGAATAG
- a CDS encoding response regulator transcription factor — protein MRILLVEDNERLAEAISENLTAAGFTIDHVARGEDALTVTADQQYDAVVLDLGLPDIDGMDVLKALRDKKNAVPVLMLTARDQLSDKIEGLNKGADDYMVKPFETDELIARLNALLRRPVQAVSEIITVGNLSFNTTNRQAMARDKILELSKRETDLLEQLLRSLGKIVSKKSIEMRLYSYDDKGSVNSVEVLVHRLRKKLESYDAGIDIHTLRGIGYMIMDPVSDAAAD, from the coding sequence ATGCGAATTCTTTTAGTCGAAGATAACGAGCGCTTGGCAGAAGCCATTTCGGAGAACCTGACGGCGGCAGGTTTTACAATAGATCATGTCGCCCGTGGCGAAGACGCCCTGACCGTGACGGCGGATCAGCAATACGATGCTGTCGTCCTCGATCTCGGTCTGCCCGATATCGACGGCATGGATGTGCTGAAGGCGTTGCGCGACAAGAAAAATGCCGTGCCCGTCCTGATGCTGACCGCGCGCGACCAGTTATCCGACAAGATCGAAGGGTTGAACAAAGGCGCGGACGATTACATGGTCAAGCCGTTCGAAACGGACGAGCTGATCGCCCGCCTCAACGCCCTGCTCCGCCGCCCCGTTCAGGCCGTGAGCGAAATCATCACGGTGGGAAACCTTTCCTTTAACACGACAAACCGCCAGGCGATGGCACGCGACAAGATACTTGAACTGTCGAAACGCGAAACGGATTTGCTGGAACAGCTGTTGCGGTCGCTGGGCAAGATCGTGTCGAAAAAATCGATCGAAATGCGGCTTTACAGCTATGACGACAAAGGATCGGTGAATTCGGTCGAGGTGCTGGTTCATCGACTGCGCAAGAAACTGGAAAGTTATGACGCGGGCATCGACATCCACACCCTGCGTGGCATCGGTTATATGATTATGGACCCCGTAAGCGATGCCGCTGCAGACTAA
- a CDS encoding septum formation initiator family protein encodes MRVSEPKKRSVSQFLVTSISFLLFFYFAYHLTHGDRGYFAWKGLEKKLAAAEDNYDRKLAEREALENRVKLLRPDSLDLDMLDERARVVLGFVKPEEKVIITAN; translated from the coding sequence ATGAGAGTTTCCGAGCCGAAAAAACGATCCGTATCCCAGTTTCTTGTCACTTCCATCAGTTTCCTGCTGTTCTTCTACTTCGCCTACCACCTGACGCATGGCGACCGCGGATACTTTGCGTGGAAGGGGCTGGAGAAGAAACTGGCCGCTGCCGAGGATAATTACGACCGCAAGCTTGCCGAGCGCGAGGCGCTTGAAAACCGTGTGAAACTGCTGCGCCCCGACAGCCTCGACCTCGATATGCTTGATGAACGCGCGCGGGTTGTGCTGGGCTTCGTGAAGCCGGAAGAAAAAGTCATCATAACTGCCAATTAA